GCGAGTCCGTCCAGGGCGGCTACGCCGAGATCAACGAGGAGATCGTCCGGCGGTTCGGAATCTTATTCGGCGCGGGCGAGATCCAGCAGGGCCAGGAGGTCGCAGAGAGCGTCGTCGACTCCTCGGAGATCATCAACACGCTCTCCGGCGGCGGCGTCTCCACCGTGGGCTACGCCGAGGAGGAAGTCGAGGAGCGCACCTCGGGCGGGCTGCTCTCGCGGCTCCGCAACGACGAGGGCGGCGACGAACTCGACAGCGCACACACCACGAACCGCATCACCAGCCTCGTCCGGAAGGCGGCGCTGGGGCGGCTCACGCTGCCCTGTGAGATCGAGGGCGCGGAGCGCGCGCTGCTCGTGCTCGCCGGCCCGCCGGAGTACCTCAACCGGAAAGGTATCGAGCGCGGGCGGAAGTGGCTCGAAGAGCAGACCGGTTCGATGGAGGTCCGCGGCGGGGACTACCCCTACCGCGGCGCCGGCTTCGTCGCGACCGTCATCCTGCTCGCGGGCGTCACGAACGTCCCGCGGATCAAGGAGCTCCAGCAGGTCGCCATCGAGGCGCAGGACAACTTAGACGAGATCCGCGAGGAGAGCGACGAGAACCTCGACGAACTCGTCAGCGACGACAGCGACGAGCTGGAATCCCTGTTCTAACGCGCCCCTCCTGATGGAGGTTCTCGTTCCGTTCTCGACCGACCACCCGAAGTCGCGACTCTCCGCGGTTCTCGACGCCGAGGAGCGCGACCGGTTCGCGCGGGCGATGCTCCGAGACGTCCTCGACGCGGTCGACGCCGCCGGCGGCGACCCGCGCGTCCTCGCGACGGGCCCGCTCGACGAGGACGTGGGCTGTCGCGTGACCGTCGACGACCGACCGCTCACGGCGGCGGTCAACGCGGCGCTGGACGCGCGGCTCGGCGGGGGCGACCGCGAGGGCGACGCGGAGCGCGTCGCGGTGGTGATGGCCGACCTCGCGCTCGCGACCCCCGAGCGGCTCCGCGACCTGTTCGACGCGGGCCGCGAGGCCGACCTCGCGCTGGCGCCCGGCCGCGGCGGCGGGACGAACGCGTTCGTCGCCGGCGATCCGCGCTTTTCGGTCGACTACCACGGCGCCTCCTACCTCGACCATCGCGAGATCGCCGCGAGCGCGGGGCTCTCGGTCGCGGTCGTCGACTCGTATCGCCTCGCGACCGACGTGGACGAACCGGGCGACCTCGCGGAGGTGCTGATTCACGCGGCTGCCGACGCCGACGCGGGGAGGGCGGCGGAGTGGCTCGCCGACGCCGGCTTCGCGCTCGACACGGCGGACGGCCGGGTCGGCGTGAGACGGGAGTAGGCGACGCGGAGCCGCGCCCGGATCCGCGACCGCGATCCTTTTTGAGTCCGGGCGGCGAGAACCGAACGTGTTCGCGGCCGCCGAAGCGTACGGAATCGACATCGAGCCCGACCCGGCGCGCGTCGAGCGACTGCTCTCCGTCACCCCGGACGACGTCGAGCCGGCCGATCGGCTCACCTTCGCGCGGAACGTCTTCATCCCGCTGACGACCGCCTGCCGGTACACCTGCACGTACTGCACGTACTACGACGTGCCCGGCGAGGCGTCGCTGCTCGCGCCCGAGGAGGTACGCCAGCGCTGTCGGGTCGGCGCCGACGCCGGCTGTACGGAGGCGCTTTTCACCTTCGGCGACGAGCCGGACGACCGCTACACCGCGGTCCACGACCAGCTCGACGAGTGGGGGTTCGACTCGATCCACGACTACCTCTACCGGGCCTGTGAGATCGCCTTAGAGGAGGGGCTGCTTCCCCACTCGAACCCCGGCGACCTCACCGAGGCGCAGTTCGCGACCCTCCGCGAGGTGAACGCCTCGATGGGCGTCATGCTGGAGACGACCGCAGAGGTCGACGCGCACAGCGGCGGGCGGCGGAAGACCCCCGGCCAGCGGCTCAACACGATCCGCGCCGCAGGCCGACAGGGGGTGCCATTTACCACCGGCATCCTGGTCGGTATCGGCGAAGACTGGCGCGACCGGGCCGAGAGCCTGCTCGCGATCCGCGCGCTACACGAGCGGTACGACCACGTCCAGGAGGTGATCGTCCAGAACGTCGTTCCGAACGAACGGTCGGATTTCGCGAAGCCGAGCGTCGAGACGATGCGTCGCGTGGTCGCGATGGCCAGGGCCGCGCTCCCGGCTGCAGTGTCGGTGCAGGTCCCGCCGAACCTCTCGCCCGCGGCAGAACTCGTCGACTGCGGCATCGACGACCTGGGCGGCGTCTCGCCGGTGACGGACGACTACATCAACCCCGACTACGCGTGGCCCGACCTCGACGGACTCCGCGAGGTCGCCGACGCCGGCGGGATGGCGCTGCGCGAGCGACTCCCCACCTACGTCCGGTACCTCCCCGACGAGTTCAGGCCGGCCGGCGTCGAGGCGCACGCGACGCCGAGCGACCGCGACGCGTGGGTGCCGGCGGCGGTCCGCGACCGGATGCGCGCGGACGACCCGCACGGTCGACGACTCAGGGCGGTCGCGCGCGGTGACGGACCGCTCTCTCCTCGGCCGTCGCACGGCGATTGAGTCGAGGGGCCGCGACGTGCGGACCGGCGACTGACCGCGGTGCCGCGACGAGCGGACGCGGCGCCGGACCGCGGGTAAACAACTGCGCTGCCAGTACTTTCTTTAAGTACACTCCGAAATGGGGTGACGATGCTACCGCTACAGTTCGGACTGACGGGGATTGCAGCGACGGCGTTCGGGTTCCTGATAACGGCGTTGCTGTTCGTCGTCGGCTTCGCCGCGACCCTGGTGATCGGGAAGGCGGTCTTCGTGC
This genomic window from Halorubrum sp. PV6 contains:
- a CDS encoding tubulin/FtsZ family protein, producing the protein MKLAMIGFGQAGGKVVDKFLEYDKRTGSEIVRAAAAVNTAKADLMGLEHIAEDQRVLIGQSRVKGHGVGADNELGAEIAEEDIDEVQGAIDSIPVHEVDAFLVVAGLGGGTGSGGAPVLAKHLKRIYTEPVYGLGILPGSDEGGIYTLNAARSFQTFVREVDNLMVFDNDAWRKTGESVQGGYAEINEEIVRRFGILFGAGEIQQGQEVAESVVDSSEIINTLSGGGVSTVGYAEEEVEERTSGGLLSRLRNDEGGDELDSAHTTNRITSLVRKAALGRLTLPCEIEGAERALLVLAGPPEYLNRKGIERGRKWLEEQTGSMEVRGGDYPYRGAGFVATVILLAGVTNVPRIKELQQVAIEAQDNLDEIREESDENLDELVSDDSDELESLF
- the cofG gene encoding 7,8-didemethyl-8-hydroxy-5-deazariboflavin synthase subunit CofG; amino-acid sequence: MFAAAEAYGIDIEPDPARVERLLSVTPDDVEPADRLTFARNVFIPLTTACRYTCTYCTYYDVPGEASLLAPEEVRQRCRVGADAGCTEALFTFGDEPDDRYTAVHDQLDEWGFDSIHDYLYRACEIALEEGLLPHSNPGDLTEAQFATLREVNASMGVMLETTAEVDAHSGGRRKTPGQRLNTIRAAGRQGVPFTTGILVGIGEDWRDRAESLLAIRALHERYDHVQEVIVQNVVPNERSDFAKPSVETMRRVVAMARAALPAAVSVQVPPNLSPAAELVDCGIDDLGGVSPVTDDYINPDYAWPDLDGLREVADAGGMALRERLPTYVRYLPDEFRPAGVEAHATPSDRDAWVPAAVRDRMRADDPHGRRLRAVARGDGPLSPRPSHGD
- the cofC gene encoding 2-phospho-L-lactate guanylyltransferase gives rise to the protein MEVLVPFSTDHPKSRLSAVLDAEERDRFARAMLRDVLDAVDAAGGDPRVLATGPLDEDVGCRVTVDDRPLTAAVNAALDARLGGGDREGDAERVAVVMADLALATPERLRDLFDAGREADLALAPGRGGGTNAFVAGDPRFSVDYHGASYLDHREIAASAGLSVAVVDSYRLATDVDEPGDLAEVLIHAAADADAGRAAEWLADAGFALDTADGRVGVRRE